A segment of the Bufo bufo chromosome 5, aBufBuf1.1, whole genome shotgun sequence genome:
CAGGcaaaaatatttcccacattcggAACATGAATAagacttctcccctgtgtgaattctcgtaTGTCTCTCAAGATTTGATTTGTGagtaaaatatttcccacattctgaacatgagtaaggcttctcccctgtgtgaattctctggtgTCTCTCAAGACttgatttctgagtaaaacatttccaacattcagaacatgaatacagcttctcccctgtgtgactgctTTGATGTCGAAGAAGAACTGATTtttgagtaaaacatttcccgcattctgaacatgaaaatggtttctcccctgtgtgaattttctgatgtctcTCAAGACTTGATTTttcagtaaaacatttcccacattctgaacatgaaaatggcttctcccctgtgtgaattctctgatggctCTCAAGATGTGATTTCTTagcaaaacatttgccacattctgaacatgaatgcgACTTCCTCTCTTTCTGAGCTCTTTGGGCTCCAGCACCACTTCTGTGTCCTTCACTCTGTGTAACAGTCTGTGAATCAGAAGATTGGACTTTTAAAAGATCAGTTGACATATTTTTGCTGTGAAGGTCTGAGGGTACATCTGCGATAATGGCACATTCTTCATATGTATCTGATGTGACACCCGGATCATCTGCATTATAATCTGAAGATATAAGATGTCCCTCCAAGCTCACGATCCCATCACCTGCCAAGAACAAAACTTTGTTTAAATTATTTGTAAATAATAAGTGATGTAAGAGGAAGCCATGGCTATGGAGCCAGTGTAAGGATGGATTACCATTCTCTATTAGAATCTAGTCTTGCCTTTGGATACAATAATCTGCATTAAAAAGCATGTCAGCAGTATCATCCCTATTAAACCAGGAACACTGCTGGTTAGATTTGATCACACTGAGTGAAACGTCTGCTCTCGTGTTCAAATTCATTGCCCATTTATTGAGAAATCTGCTCTATATTTCATATGAGGGAGCGGACTGAGCCCCTCTGAGCACTGTTTCACCATCGGCTTTACCCTTTAGCTACGACTCCCCCCACCACTCaacttgattgatagggccaggcatcCTCACTGTCTCTATTCCTAGCCTTGTAATCCCACACATGCACAGTTAGGTACTGGAAAAAAACAACTGGGTTTTACTGATCAAGTGCAGACTGAACATTCACCGGCGCATATGCGGGattacagggccaggcaggaaGATAATGAGCATGCCCGGTCCTGTCACTCAGTGGGAGGAGGAAAGGCGGtggtgaagcgctgctctgaagggCTGGACTCACTGATCATCTCAAAAACCAAGCAACGGATTTCAACAAGAGAGGAgtcgttttaatcagcatgatcaactctaACAAACAGcaagcctggtttaatagggttgaccctgctgacaGATGTTCATTAAAAACTGTTCTGTAACTGCAGGTGAGAATCAGAAATTATAAGTAAATAATTGTGGCAGCGTCACTAATAAGAAGGCACTGGGAGATCTGTAAAACAAATTGTCACCAGTGCCCTCCACCAAGGGTGACTGTCCCCGCTTCCCTGTAGATCACTATATGGTGAATTCTATATGCTACATGTCAGACCCTTACTATGCCCCTGCTAATGTGCTCCCTGAGGAGACAGAAAATAGAGGAAATCAGGATGCAATGAATACAGCTGAAAGTGACACTAAAAGCTAACAATGATATCTCCTGTTTATCTTGGGCTAATGCTTCTAGCTGCTAACAgtcaggagatagcagcagctacatgatttaaccctttccagataTAACATATATGGAGATGCTGCTATAACATGTAACTCCAGCAGGGGGCTCCAGATCCGGGGTTAGGAAATCCAGGGAAGGACTGGAAGTAATGTTTAAGAAGCAGCCAGAAACCAGAGCAGCTGGCACCATGTGGATCTTAAAACACAGGCAAGCCACATCCCCATCATCCAAGAACAGCATATAACGGAGGGCAATGTTACATAGCGAGGAAGGACAAGGGGCCATGTCCTTTACCAAGTGGATGTTGTGTTGTGGGAACCGTTAATATTATATCTCAGAAATCAACCATAGTAACGAAACCTGTAGGAGAAACTCAGTTACAAAGGCTTAAAAGAAGACACgggtccatcaagttcaatcCATTTTGATCAACTCAAGTGAGAACCTGGTCTGACAGTACACCAGTTGTTGAAAGAAGAAATAACCTGAGAAAAGTATTAACAATTTGGGGCAGTTCTGGTGGTCCAGCAAGTAGAACCAGTCGCAAAAAAACAGACAAAAGAATGGAACCCTGAATAATCTCTCTGGTGGGGATGATGAAAGAGCTAGACCAATGTCTGGTGGTGGTTGGCATGGGGAATGGAGTAAAGTTGGTCTTTCTAGTGGACACAGGAGTCAGTCTATAAAACTCACTTTCTCTCCTTGTTATGTGAAGTGTTACCCGAGTTCATTTCACGGGACTAAAGCAGATCAGGCCTTCCCACCGATGAAGAGATTGTTGGTCTCTCCCGCGTTCTGGTCAATGTTGACTACACCAAGCCTTTTACCCTGTATACTGAGGGAAGCTTGGAGGGGCTGGGGGCAATGCTGACCTAAATTCAAGATGGCAGGGAGCAAGTAATAGCCTATGCTAGCAGAGCACTGAGAGGTGGAGGGAAGAACCCTGAAAACTTTATTCGAGGTATATATGTTGGGGGTAGTACAGgattttctgctgtagctcaccTTGTTTGGAGAGGAGCTCCTGACTGGTTAGTCTCACTGTAAATATTCCTAGTTTCTGCAGGGGGTTGCTGGTTATAGTGTAAGCTCTGTGCTTTTGAATCCAGTAATCCTCGTTTTCTATATCAGTgtagttttgtttttatggttaGTCCAGTCTTTACCTCTGATTCTTGTAGTCTGTGTGTGTGGTTGGAGATGGGGGGGAAGGTTTCCATGTTTCAATTTGTTCTGCCTTGATTCTAGTTCAGATCTGCTCAGTTTGGGTTAGGACTTAGTGATGTCTGGCATTGGGTCAGCATCTAAGGATAGATCTAGGGAAAGTTTCAGGGAAAGCTCCAGTCAGGGTCACTTATTGTCTGTCCAGTCATCTACTGATAAGTTCCTATCTCCTGGCTTTCTTCTTACCTGATAGTGCTGTGATATGCGCTTTGTAGAACTCTTCATGGGACGGTCCGGCTGTTACATAGTTTGGCCCTACTGTAAGTCCAGGGGGTATCTGAGTAATGGGGGACACTGTAAGTAGGCGCCTGCTATAGGGGGAAGTCCAGTTCAGGGTCATTATGGTTACAGACTCGTCTCTGCTTCAtttagtggtcactactcacctggactcttatctgtaggaatgtcctccttACACTGGTTATCACCCCTCTCATACATCTCTGTAGGAACCTCCTCGTTGTATTCCTCATCACCCCTCatatctgtctctgtaggaatctcctccttgtattcctcatcgcacctcacatctgtctctgtagcatTAATATTGCTCAGATCTTCATCCTGACATAAAATCTGTGATGCAAATATTGTAAGTTACAGGACAGTCGGACAAGTTGCGAAAAATGTTTTACATGACCACAAAAGATCATTAAAAGGGGTCATCATCCAACTTTAACCTTTTTTAACAGATCCCTTCAGAGTGACCGGACTTGTGGTgggttcatacttacctgatccccaccgCTGGTTGTTGGCTTCATCACTCCATGACCGCCTCCGCAGGTACCGGGACTCTGGGAATCAACATTCCATTGATGggggcatgtgaccactgcagctaaCCAATGGCCGTAGCAGTGACCAGCGATAGGGAAAATCTCGGTTACCTgaccatcctgtggaagaagaggacggggacatctctctggtgttgtTCTCtgactggatctctctgcaggagACACAGAGACTGGACTCAGACTTTACATACAGAGAATTCCAGGACATTTGTATTTAGTCCTGTCCGTTACCTGGAGATGTTAGGGGCTGGTCCCCCTCGATCTTGACCTCCTTGTTCAGAcacttgtgtccttctaaatactcccactcctccatggagaaatagacagcgacatcttgacaccttataggaacctgacaacacaatgacaccgtcatcacccagacccctccagtgctgtgactgtataatgtcccagcattcccggcggtgtcacctctccagtcagcagctccatcatcttgtggacgACTTCTAGGATCTTCTTATTCTTCTTCTCAATTATCAGGGGGTGAAGTGAAGGCCAcatgattgggctcagggttccTACTGGAGATTCAGACACAGGGGCCTGACAGCACCCACTAGAgttcttcttcactactgtgtaatcctggTCATAGGAGACATATCAATGAAAATCATCACATTCATTTCCAAAGTCCATCACTTCTACAGCCATGtccatctgttattaccatagataatggtgtaatgtgacatcatcagaacctctcacctctccagtcacattccctgtaattaccatagataatgatgtaatgcgacatcatcagaacctctcacctctccagtcacatcccctgtaattaccatagataatggtgtaatgtgacatcatcagaacctctcacctctccagtcacatcccctgtaattaccatagataatggtgtaatgtgacatcatcagaacctctcacctctccagtcacatcacctgttattaccatagataatgatgtaatgtgacatcatcagaacctctcacctctccagtcacatcccctgttattaccatagataatgatgtaatgtaacatcatcagaacctctcacctctccagtaagcaggAAGAGTATCTCTAGGGTAAGATTTAATAtcctctccgccatcttgtccctgtctCCATCCATTATCTGGTATTTATGATGTCATCGGACAATCCTATATCACAGGAACCTGaatggaagaagaggagtcaaTGTAGAATCCGCATCAAATCCCATAGAAATGCTTATAATGACCGGAGATGACAATTAACATTTAGGGAGATATCAGAGGAGATGAGGTCTTCTCTCTTTTATCTGGTTTAATGAATAGAAGGTCTCGTCAGAGCAGTTCCTCAACGTTTGAGGTCACAGCAGTGTGAAGCAGAGGTCCCCAACCACCGGGCCATGGATCATCTAGTACTAGTCCAAGGGAGCACCAGTGTTGAATGGCGGGGTTGGGAAGTATTGGCTCATATACCCCGCCATTTAGTCGCACATGCTAAGGACGGCTAGGGCTGAGGCCTCTAAACAGTGCTAACATTCAGAATGTTCATGATGACATCATTGCTGCCTCCTGTGCTGGGCacactactgggggactataACGGAGTGGTTGGTGCATTATTTATTGGGGGTACTATATGTAAAGAGGGGGCTATATTTAAAGAGACCACTACTTGAGGGCACTATGTTTAAGGGGGAGGGGGTACTTTATGTAATGAGgccactactagggggtattttcTGTACATAGGGCACTGGGAGGGCATTACATCTTCTCTGGTTAAATGTGGATGATTACTAAGTAGGGGTATAAATGGAGGCATTAACACTAAATAGGGGTGTTCAATTATGCAGAAACAAGTTGTGGTCAGGAGACGTCATCTGTGTAGGACtgaggaaaaaaaggaaagagaTCGACTCCAGTCGGAGGAGACATCACCAGAAGCCACTGAGTGGGACCTACATGGGATTAGTAATAACTGGGACCTACATGGTTATTATGGTTGAGCAGTATTATTTGGCCTTCATATAGTGTTAGTATTGCTAACGTTAGGCATGTATTCTGTAATATGCactgtaggcctcatgcacacgaccgttgttttattccgtgtccgttgcgccgttttttgtgattttctgcggacccattgattttcaatgggtctgttgaaaactcggctaatgcaccgtttgccgtcCGTGATCcgcggttccagtccgtcaaaaaaatataacctgtcctattatttttgcggaaaacggttcgcggacccattcaagtcaataggaccgctaaaaaacgcagaggcacacaagattgtgatccgcgtccgcgcgtccgtttttttcctatcatttgcatggcaaacctgtcttagacttttttttacattcctgtatgtctggtggtcctccaaaaataaaggaatacACGcggaaacaaaaactgaaacggatcacggaacaacggaaccccattttgcggaccgatataaacaactgtcgtgtgcatgaggccttattgtgttttgttatgtgCGTGATTAACCCACCTACCTGGCCCATGGGAAAATTTTCTTGCATGAAACCAGTCCCTGGGGCAAAATAGGTTGGTAACCACTGGTCTACAGTATGGTGCACCCTCACACGACCCTTACATTCAATCACTGGCCGCAATGGTGATACCAGTAATGTAAACCCTCATGGCCACAGTGGTCATGTGACACTTATACTGGTATCACTGCTGGGATACATTCTCATAACATGAACACCTATTGGAGATGACTATCACTGCTGGAGATACTGGTGGGAAACCCTCCCCAGCAGAGACTTTCTTCTTCAGTGATGGCTTCAGTGTCCCCTGACGTCATATCCTGTAGAAGTGACACTCCCATCAGGTAAGTAGCGTATGCGCAGTATGTCAGTGCCATCTGTGCACACATTATGACATgtcactgcacatgcgctgctcTGTCCGTTGGAGGACAGAATATGTGCCTAACGTTACCAATAATACCAGTATATAAAGGCCAAATAATCAGCTCTGACCTCTCCAGTTCTTACGCTTTGAAAGGAAGTATCAACTGTGACAcacaaacagtgataagcagggtgttctagtgatgatagataatcagttctcacctctccttatactacacacagtgataagcagggtgttctagtgatgctagataatcagttctcacctctcctatgttctctcctgtccttatactatacacagtgataagcagggtgttctagtgatgctagataatcagttctcccctctcctgtccttacactatatacagtgataagcagggtgttctagtgatgatagataatcagttctcccctctcctgtccttatactatacacagtgataagcagggtgttctagtgatgctagataatcagttctcccctctcctgtccttatactatatacagtgataagcagggtgttctagtgatgatagataatcagttctcacctctcctgtcttcTCTCCTGTCCAGGACAGAGTCAGAACTTTAGCTATTAAAAGGGTCGCCTtaaatttttatactgatgagtagggttgagcgaacccgaactgtaaagttcgggtttgtaccgaactttaagatttttggactctggacccgaacatttcagtaaaagtttgggttcggtgtttggcgatttcttggcgctttttgaaaggctgcagagcagccaatcaacaagcgtttaactctgtgcccttagaagccatcacaacaATGCCTACTaatgtctgcccccttcaacttctgggtctccaaattgggcacatggcctgagcttgccctgtatgccttggaggtgctggcctgccctgcagccagtgtactctctgaacatgtgtttagcacggcagggaagggttatcacaggttatatttcccaatgttttggggtgtacactaatttaatttttttttaataaacttaaaacaaaaaagcagtgtaggctacctcctcatccaccgcctcctcaacctcctactccatatggaccttgtcctcctagatcaagattattatttttaatttttacgtattttatgttatttaaccccttaaggactgtcattttaagtgctgataactttaaaacgctttgacttatccaggccattctgagactgttattgcgtcacatattgtacttcatgacactggtaaaattaagtaaaaaaaaattcatttttatttataaaaaaataccaaatttacccaaaaaaattaaaaaaattaaaaatttccaagtttcaatttctctacttctataatacgtagtaatacctccaaaaatagttattactttacattccccatatgtctacttcatgtttggatcatttggggaatgatattttattttttggggatgttacaaggcttagaagtttagaagcaaatcttgaaattttttcagaaattttcaaaaacccaatttttagggaccagttcaggtctgaagtcactttgtgaggcttaaataatagaaaccacccaaaaatgaaaatagagatacaatttcaaaatttcacttttttggcagattttccattttaataatttttttccagttacaaagcaagggttaacagccaaaccaaactcaatatttatggccctgattctgtagtttacagaaacaccccatatgtgttcgtaaaccgctgtacgtgcacacggcagggcgcagaaggaaaggaatgccatacggtttttggaaggcagattttgctggactgtttttttttgacaccatgtcccccccccgatgcgcccctagagtagaaactccaaaaaagtgaccccattttagaaactacgggatagggtggcagtattgttggcactagtttagggtacatatgatttttggttgctctatattacactttttgtgaggcaaccgGTTTTAttctttgttatttacaacattcatctgacaggttagatcatgtggtatttttatagaccaggttgtcacggatgcggcgataccttaaatgtatgctttttatttatgtaagttttacacaatgatttcttttttgaaacaaaaaaaaatcatgtttcagtgtttccattatctgagagccatagttgtttcagtttttgggcgattaccttgggtagggtatgatttttgcgggatgaaatgacggttttattggcactattttggggtgcgtgtgactttttgatcgcttgcgattacactttttgtgatgtaaggtgacaaaaaatggtttatttagcacagtttttttttttgtttttttttacagtgttcatctgtggggttaggtcatgtgatatgttcatagagccggttgataccgacgcggcgatacctaatacatttccccccccctattttttttaactttatttggggaaaattacgtttttgtttatatttacttgaaacttttgggggggaaaactttattttttcaactttttttttacgttattttttgtcccactttgggacttcaacttttgggggtctaatcccttttacaatgcattccaatacttctgtattggaatgcattggctgtatgagtaaggcctcatgcacacggctgttgttttggtccgcgtcTGAgccgcggatccattcacttcgatggggccgcaaaagatgcggacagcactccgtgaaaaaatataacatgtcctattcttgtccgcaaaacggacaagaataggcagttatatcaatggccgcccgttcggttccgcaaat
Coding sequences within it:
- the LOC121000872 gene encoding gastrula zinc finger protein XlCGF66.1-like, with the protein product MDGDRDKMAERILNLTLEILFLLTGEDYTVVKKNSSGCCQAPVSESPVGTLSPIMWPSLHPLIIEKKNKKILEVVHKMMELLTGEVPIRCQDVAVYFSMEEWEYLEGHKCLNKEVKIEGDQPLTSPERSSQRTTPERCPRPLLPQDGQVTEIFPIAGHCYGHWLAAVVTCPHQWNVDSQSPGTCGGGHGVMKPTTSGGDQVSMNPPQVRSL